From Synoicihabitans lomoniglobus, the proteins below share one genomic window:
- a CDS encoding type II toxin-antitoxin system VapC family toxin gives MASPIIVDTGPLVALLDRRDHHHTWAKSQLMTMQAPMLTCESVLAETAFLLRQHDRGLRRWAALVTDEIVQLSFSMSDQFESLVSLLAKYQDTPMSLADACIVRMSELHSHASVFTTDSDFFHYRRNGRSVISLIHPDR, from the coding sequence ATGGCCTCCCCGATCATCGTTGATACCGGACCGTTGGTGGCTCTGCTTGATCGGCGTGACCACCATCACACGTGGGCCAAATCTCAATTAATGACGATGCAGGCTCCCATGCTTACCTGCGAATCGGTTCTGGCTGAAACCGCCTTTCTCCTCCGTCAGCATGACCGGGGATTGCGCCGATGGGCCGCGTTGGTAACTGATGAAATTGTGCAGCTATCATTCTCGATGTCCGACCAGTTTGAATCGCTGGTTTCACTCCTCGCGAAGTATCAGGACACCCCGATGTCCTTGGCCGACGCCTGTATTGTCCGCATGAGCGAACTCCACTCTCACGCCTCGGTGTTCACCACCGATTCAGATTTCTTTCACTACCGGCGCAATGGTCGCAGCGTGATCTCTCTCATTCATCCCGACCGATAG
- a CDS encoding ABC transporter permease, producing the protein MTLSPTADKLPAGIPAVEDLEQGSSLWRDAWHRLAKNKIAVFGGTALIVLAVACIVGPWLSPYGYEDNNLNNTFSPPSAAHWLGTDQLGRDLLVRLLVGGRISIGVGLCATFVALTIGVVYGAVAGFFGGKTDSVMMRIVDIMYALPFTIFVILLMVFFGRHIWLLFLAIGAVEWLTMARIVRGQIMSLKKMEFIEAARSLGIGKRRIIFRHMIPNVLGPIIVYTTLTIPAVMLLEAFLSFLGLGVQPPLSSWGVLIKDGAEKMEEYPWLLMFPGAVFSLTLFSLNFLGDGLRDALDVRSSKD; encoded by the coding sequence ATGACGCTCTCTCCCACCGCCGACAAACTTCCCGCCGGGATTCCCGCCGTCGAAGATCTCGAACAAGGCAGCTCCCTCTGGCGCGACGCCTGGCATCGTTTGGCCAAAAACAAAATCGCCGTCTTCGGCGGCACCGCCCTCATCGTGCTGGCGGTCGCGTGTATCGTCGGTCCTTGGCTCAGCCCCTATGGCTACGAGGACAATAACCTCAACAACACGTTTTCACCACCCTCCGCCGCGCACTGGCTCGGCACCGATCAACTCGGACGTGACTTGCTCGTGCGTCTCCTCGTCGGCGGCCGCATTTCCATCGGCGTCGGCCTTTGCGCCACCTTCGTCGCGCTGACCATCGGCGTCGTCTACGGCGCAGTGGCGGGCTTCTTCGGCGGCAAAACCGACTCCGTCATGATGCGCATCGTCGACATCATGTATGCCCTGCCCTTCACGATTTTCGTGATCCTGCTGATGGTGTTTTTCGGGCGTCACATCTGGCTGCTGTTCCTCGCCATCGGCGCAGTGGAATGGCTCACCATGGCGCGCATCGTGCGCGGCCAGATCATGTCGCTTAAGAAGATGGAATTCATCGAGGCCGCCCGTTCGCTCGGCATCGGCAAACGGCGCATCATTTTCCGCCACATGATTCCCAACGTGCTGGGCCCGATCATCGTCTACACTACGCTCACGATCCCAGCGGTTATGTTGCTCGAAGCGTTTCTCAGCTTCCTCGGCCTCGGCGTGCAGCCCCCGCTCAGCTCCTGGGGCGTGCTCATCAAGGACGGCGCCGAGAAAATGGAAGAATACCCGTGGCTGCTCATGTTCCCCGGCGCGGTGTTCTCGCTGACCTTGTTCTCGCTCAACTTCCTCGGTGACGGCCTGCGCGACGCGCTGGATGTCCGTTCTTCCAAAGACTGA
- the oppB gene encoding oligopeptide ABC transporter permease OppB — protein sequence MFRFIARRLLETIPVLLIIITATFFMIRFVPGGPFTSEKAVTPEIKANLEAHYGLNKPLYAQYFDYLGSLLKGDLGPSFKYPNRTVNEIIFDKLPVSLELGLTSLAVALILGITLGVIAAVKRNTWWDYLSSSIAMTGICIPTFVLGPVLVLFFAIYLGWFNASGWYTSYDRVLPAATLGLVYSAYVARLTRGGMLEILNQDYIRTARAKGASETRVILRHALRGGLLPVVSFLGPAIAGILTGSFVIETIFQIPGLGREFVNSAFNRDYTLVLGTVILYATLIITLNLIVDVVQVLLNPKLKFE from the coding sequence ATGTTTAGATTCATCGCCCGCCGTCTGCTCGAGACCATCCCGGTCCTGCTCATCATCATCACGGCGACTTTTTTCATGATCCGGTTTGTGCCGGGCGGCCCTTTCACCTCCGAAAAAGCGGTCACTCCGGAAATCAAAGCCAATCTCGAAGCGCATTACGGTTTGAACAAACCGCTCTACGCCCAGTATTTCGACTATCTGGGCAGCTTGCTGAAAGGTGACCTCGGCCCGTCGTTCAAGTATCCCAACCGCACCGTCAACGAGATCATTTTCGACAAACTGCCGGTCTCGCTGGAGTTGGGGCTGACGTCGCTCGCCGTCGCTTTGATTCTCGGCATCACCCTCGGCGTCATCGCCGCCGTGAAGCGCAACACCTGGTGGGATTACCTGAGCTCCTCCATCGCCATGACCGGAATATGCATCCCAACGTTCGTATTGGGCCCCGTATTGGTGCTGTTTTTTGCGATCTACCTGGGTTGGTTCAACGCCTCCGGTTGGTATACGAGCTACGACCGCGTGCTGCCGGCCGCCACGTTGGGGCTCGTTTATTCCGCCTACGTCGCCCGTCTCACCCGGGGTGGCATGCTGGAAATCCTCAACCAGGACTACATTCGCACCGCCCGCGCCAAAGGTGCCAGCGAGACCCGCGTGATTCTGCGTCATGCCCTGCGCGGCGGTCTGCTCCCCGTCGTGTCGTTTCTCGGCCCAGCCATCGCCGGTATTCTCACCGGTTCGTTTGTGATTGAGACGATTTTCCAAATCCCGGGCCTCGGCCGCGAGTTCGTGAACAGCGCTTTCAATCGCGACTACACCCTGGTGCTCGGAACGGTGATCCTCTACGCGACCCTCATCATCACACTGAACCTGATCGTCGATGTCGTGCAGGTGCTGCTGAACCCCAAACTCAAGTTCGAGTAA
- a CDS encoding sugar transferase: protein MLTHSRRTRSSLGQIADAGLFMLALASAYTLRAYFPWGNLPALEGIEDYLWLFPWVGGLGAIMLRQQGLYAQPRLTSRLGIMLIIVRACLFTVLGTILLLFLLRAQFARSVVILVGGFGGLLIYGRHELTRWSTGDPRWQRRVLWLGTAVENQRAQASLSAMEREALITVATADPGQTAASAFVELLHEQEIDAVIASLGEVDRASVAPLLEACEREGIELLVRPGLPLGSAWRLTVDEFGGEPVLYVRPQDVAPTALVIKQGFDYLIALIAIVVAAPLMAVIAVAIKLTSGGPILFRQPRGGRNGRTFAMLKFRSMREGAESERADLADRNQLNGPAFKLTDDPRVTPLGRILRRHSLDELPQLWNVLRGEMSLVGPRPLPVSEVAAIADGADRRRLSVKPGITGLWQISGRSDIADFADWVRLDLAYIDQWSLWLDCKILLGTIPVAIFGRGAS from the coding sequence ATGCTGACCCACTCCCGTCGCACCCGCTCCTCTCTCGGCCAGATTGCCGACGCCGGGTTGTTCATGCTGGCGCTGGCCTCCGCCTACACGCTGCGGGCGTATTTCCCGTGGGGAAACCTGCCGGCGTTGGAGGGCATCGAGGATTACTTGTGGCTCTTCCCCTGGGTCGGCGGACTCGGCGCGATCATGCTGCGCCAGCAGGGACTCTATGCTCAGCCCCGTCTTACGTCCCGCCTCGGCATCATGCTGATCATCGTGCGGGCGTGCTTGTTCACGGTGCTCGGCACGATTCTGTTGCTGTTCCTGCTGCGCGCCCAGTTTGCCCGGTCCGTCGTCATCCTCGTGGGCGGTTTCGGCGGACTCTTGATTTACGGGCGCCACGAGTTGACCCGCTGGAGCACCGGCGACCCACGTTGGCAACGACGCGTTCTGTGGCTCGGCACCGCCGTCGAAAACCAACGCGCCCAAGCATCGCTCTCGGCCATGGAACGCGAAGCACTCATCACGGTCGCCACCGCTGATCCCGGTCAAACGGCGGCTTCGGCGTTCGTGGAGCTGCTTCATGAGCAGGAAATCGACGCCGTCATCGCCAGTCTCGGCGAGGTCGATCGCGCGAGCGTGGCGCCGCTGCTCGAAGCCTGCGAACGGGAGGGCATCGAACTGCTCGTGCGGCCCGGCCTGCCGCTGGGATCGGCCTGGCGGCTGACGGTCGACGAATTTGGCGGCGAACCCGTGCTCTACGTGCGCCCACAGGACGTTGCCCCGACCGCCTTGGTAATTAAGCAAGGTTTTGACTATCTCATCGCCCTCATCGCGATCGTGGTGGCAGCGCCTCTCATGGCGGTCATTGCCGTCGCCATCAAACTCACCTCCGGCGGCCCCATCCTCTTTCGCCAACCGCGTGGCGGTCGCAACGGTCGGACCTTTGCCATGCTCAAATTTCGCTCGATGCGCGAAGGAGCGGAGTCCGAACGAGCCGACCTCGCCGACCGCAATCAATTGAACGGCCCGGCCTTCAAGCTGACCGACGACCCCCGAGTAACGCCCCTCGGACGCATCCTGCGCCGCCACAGCTTGGATGAATTGCCCCAACTCTGGAACGTGCTGCGCGGGGAAATGAGCCTGGTCGGCCCGCGCCCGCTGCCGGTCAGCGAAGTGGCGGCCATTGCCGATGGCGCCGACCGCCGCCGATTGAGCGTCAAACCGGGAATTACCGGACTTTGGCAAATCAGCGGACGCAGTGACATCGCCGACTTCGCCGACTGGGTGCGGCTGGACCTCGCCTACATCGACCAATGGAGTCTCTGGTTGGACTGCAAAATCCTGCTCGGCACGATCCCCGTAGCCATCTTCGGCCGGGGAGCGTCGTAA